A window from Trichomycterus rosablanca isolate fTriRos1 chromosome 21, fTriRos1.hap1, whole genome shotgun sequence encodes these proteins:
- the LOC134335394 gene encoding cilia- and flagella-associated protein 95-like: protein MNYSRATLNSDWHKKREAEPKDYDFTTCCDGEKKSHRSTYKRLGTCLDADWITTAQMYQYPSKKECDARETPKLMVQADCFNSLVFDRITGPLHFMCTSVLPCQSQGYGQRPRDQT from the exons ATGAATTACAGCAGAGCTACATTAAATTCAGACTG GCACAAAAAGAGGGAAGCAGAACCAAAAGACTATGATTTTACTACGTGTTGTGATGGGGAAAAAAAGTCGCACAGATCTACATACAAACGCCTGGGCACATGCTTGGATGCA GACTGGATCACAACAGCCCAGATGTATCAGTATCCTTCAAAGAAAGAATGTGATGCTAGAGAAACTCCGAAATTAATGGTGCAGGCTGACTGTTTTAACTCTCTGGTATTTGACAG AATAACAGGACCATTACATTTTATGTGCACATCTGTTTTACCCTGTCAATCACAAGGCTATGGTCAAAG ACCTAGGGATCAGACCTAG